CCCTGCTTCGGGCAGAGTTTGCGCCCCTGCTTTGCGCCCCGGGCGCCGAAACCGGGTGGACGATGCCCGCGGCGTGAAAGCACCCGCAGCGGGCGCCGACCCCTGCCCTTGtctcccaccaccccaccccaccccacccccgcctaCCGCCCGGTGCCCTTGTGACTCCGGCTTTGGCGCCGCCGCCCAGGCGCCCCGCGATGTAGCTACCGCTGCGTCTTGGCGGGAGTCGTCCTGGCCCACTGGCGCCCGGGGCCCGGAGCCCGGCCTGGGGGCGCAGCCGAGCTCGGGCGGGGCCGGGGCCGCGGTGGCGATGCACCGGGCCCGTTAGCGCTGGGAGCGCCAGGCAGCTGAGGCCGGGGGCAAGCCCTCCCGCGGAGGAGCCGCGCCCCCGGCCCCGCCGGTGCCGCCGTGATGCTGTTCCACAGTCTGTCAGGCCCCGAGGTGCACGGGGTCATCGACGAGATGGACCGAAGGGCCAAGAGCGAGGCCCCGGCTATCAGCTCCGCCATCGACCGCGGCGACACAGAGACGGTAGGCGGTCGGCTGAGGGGTCGGGACTGAGAGCTGGGCCGGGCCGATCTGCGTCTCGGCTTCTCGAAGTTTAGGGGCACTTTGGGGAGCGAGAGTCTTTCGTGCCGCACGGGACAGGGCGCTGAGAATCCACGGGCAGGATGCAGGGCCCAGAGCTCCTGGCCTGGGGAAAACTCGGCTGCTGGGACGAAGGAGGGAAACACGGTTGAAACCGAAATGTCTGACCGGGAGGGTGGAGGAGACCATTTCTCCCGAAGTGGGAGCGAAGTCTGACTCACGGCGCAGGCGGCTCTCACCTCACCTCTGGCCGCCGGACCCGCGCCCCGCTCTCTTCGGCTCGGGTGCTGGCGGTGCCGCCTGCGGCGCCGGGGAAGAGCAACCAACTGGGAATCTTGGGGCTTCAGCCGGCTTGGGCCGCTCCCCACCTCCCCGCAGACCGGGCTCCCTCCGTAGCTGGTTTCTGAGGCCGGAGTCTTCGCGGCCAGTGCTTTTCGTTGATCCCCGGTCTTCTGGCCTCCTTGCCCACCGGACTTGGCCAAGCCAGGAGCTCAGAGTTCAGGCTCTGGCCTGGCTCTTGCGGAAGGAGAGTCCATTAGGATCTTCACGACTGGCTCCGCCGGCCCAGCCCCAAATAGCCAGTTCCTCGCCTCAAATCTCCCCAGAGACTGCACGAGCAGACGCTGCCCAAGCCGAACCCAGAGATGACCTTTAGAAACCGAGGAGGCGGGGACATGGGCGAAGCTTCTTTGCTCCAAGAGCAAGAGCGGCAGCTCCAGTCGCCTCTTGCTTAGGAGCCCGCAGAGTGCTCAGGTTAGCGACGAATTTGAGTAGGGCCTGTCCGGCACTCGGACACTTCGAGGGTGCCCCTGCGCCCCATTAACCATCTCTTAGCCCTTTGACCTGCATTGAGGATTCAAGAGAGCCCCAGCCGGTGTGGTAGAGGTGGCAGAAGAGCAGGAGTCGGTGGGACCTGCCCTGGCCTAAACCTTTGGCTTAAGGATCCAGAGATCTCTAGGCTGGAGGTCAGGGACTCAGTGCGGGTCTCAGGAGGGGAGCCTGTGTGTGTGGAGGGTGACTTCCAATGGTCACTCTGCCACTTTTTGGGGCTTCAGCCAAGTGGCTCCTTTAAGAAACAATTTTGGGAAGCTGTTGGAGAGCTTGACTGGAGTAGCCACCGCTGCTGCAGTCCCCAAACACAGCCTGAGTCTTTCTGGGGAATGggcagggagaagaggaggggaGATAAGTAAGGCAGGAGAGCCATCTAGGCCAGGAGCCCGGCCTGGGCCTGTGGCCGGCTTGGGCTGTGAAGGCGGGCCTGGGATCCGAGCTGCCCGGATACCGGCCTTTTGGGGTAGGGGTAGAGTGTTGTGCCTTTCTGCAGGCAGCCCCCTCCACGTTTAGGGCCAGCTGGGGCCACGAAGGGAGCTGCGGGTGCCCCTttcgcagcggcggcggcggctggcCGCAGCCTGATGCAGGCGCTGCGGTCTCTCGCCTCCCTCCCTCCGCAGACCATGCCGTCCATCAGCAGTGACCGCGCCGCGCTTTGCGCCGGCTGCGGGGGCAAGATCTCGGACCGCTATTACCTGCTGGCGGTGGACAAGCAGTGGCATATGCGCTGCCTCAAGTGCTGCGAGTGCAAGCTCAATCTGGAATCGGAGCTCACCTGTTTCAGCAAGGACGGCAGCATCTACTGCAAGGAAGACTACTACAGGTAGCCCCCTACCCCAGGACCCCCTGCCACTCAGGACCCCCACCTCAGGACCAATActgttcttctcttttacctCCAGTCCTGGGGGAGGGCTCCCTACTCAGGAACCCCCTACTTCAAGGAAATGCTAAATGGGTGACAGCCCTTTTCAGAGACAAATTGGGAGCTCTTGGAAAGGGTAGTGACTCAGAGAAAACAGGAAGCTGCTCTCTAGTCTCAGCTTAGCCCATAAGCGAGCTTGGGCTGGGGTTCTCGCACCCTTCACCCTTCGAAGTTTCTTGGGTGTATCAGAGGAGACAGAAACAGGTACCACCAAACCCAGGCACCCTTGGCTGGTGTGCAGCAAAGTTGGAGGGAGAACTGGGGGAGTGGGTGCATTGAGGAGTCTTTGGGCAAGATGGGAGTGAAAGCTGGCCAGGATCAAAGGACTGGAATCACCACTAACAGACCCCAAGCTCCCTGTTTCTCCTTCTTTTAGGATATAGGGTTAaggtctgtttctctctctctgtctgtctttttCCCAAGTTACAAAGGTTTTCCAGGTGCTGGTGTGGAGGGTAGAAGTAAAGGGTGGAAAAGGGGCAAGTGGGGaagccctccttccctcccaagCAAAGGCTGTCCTAGGACTTGCTCACTCTCTGAGTCAAGTAGAAGCCTTTGGAGGCATGAAAATGTTTaaggggagctttttttttttttttcagggcagAACCAGCCTCAGGCCTGGGTAAACATTTAGTCCCCTCTTGCCCCATACTCCAAGTAAAGGCTAGGTTGTCCATCTTGAGGAGGGATTGACCCCAGCAACAGCAGTGGCACCTGAAGGCGGGATGTGGGAGAGGGGTTATACGACCATGTGTCCCCACAGCCCCTCCCTCGATGGTCCCTACAGGCGGTTCTCTGTGCAGCGCTGCGCCCGCTGCCACCTGGGCATCTCGGCCTCGGAGATGGTGATGCGCGCCCGGGACTTGGTTTATCACCTCAACTGCTTCACTTGCACCACGTGTAACAAGATGCTGACTACGGGCGACCACTTCGGCATGAAGGACAGCCTAGTCTACTGCCGCTTGCACTTCGAGGCTTTGCTGCAGGGCGAGTACCCTACGCACTTCAACCACGCCGATGTAGCAGCGGCGGCTGCGGCGGCAGCTGCGGCCAAGAGTGCGGGGCTGGGCGCAGCGGGGGCCAACCCGCTGGGTCTTCCCTACTACAATGGCGTGGGCACGGTGCAGAAGGGGCGGCCCAGAAAGCGCAAGAGCCCCGGCCCCGGGGCGGATCTAGCGGCCTACAACGCTGGTGAGTGTGAGGCGCGCCGAGCGCCCCCATCGGGTTGGGAGGTAGTGTGCGGCGTGCAGAGTGAATCTCAGTGTGGTGGGCATATGGGGAGGGGGTACTTTAGTCCTCAGCTTCCCTGCGCCTTAAGCCTTGGACAGCCCCGGGAGGAGGAACATTAGCCTTCCAAGCATCAGCCCACGTGCCTATGGCTGCAGcaggaagaaaaacaataaagggCGCATTAATCCCTGGCTGCGCTGCCCCTGGTGCAAAGGCTTGTCGCTGAGAGATGGGTTTTTGGGGGCGGCTATTTGATTTGGGCCTTTCCTCCGCTTTGCTGGGCTCAAAGTGCAGGAGTAGGAAAGCAAGGCGGCGCCAAACACTAAAGAGGCTCTGAGTTGGCGCGGCTGAAGACAGGGAGCTGGGGAGCTGAGGAGAGAGGCAGGGTGGCAAGGGTCCCAAGAGAAAGAGCTGGCAGTGGCCGGGGGCACCGAGCTTGCCCTGGCATGCAGCCCGGTTGGATAAAATGCCCCGAGGGCAGCAGGCTAGGGGGACTGGAGCCCCTGGAGCCTTTTCTGAGGAAGAGTTGCGGGTCATTGTGCCCAGCTCGATTCTCCTGCTCGGCCAGGTCTCGCTTTTCCCGGGCTCTTTCCCCCAAGTTCCCGGGGCCTGGGGGTACTAGGGTGAGGGCCGCGACCCTTGGAACCCGGCGCTGGgggttgagactggaggaggcCGGGCCTCGCGCAGAGCGGGGGGGAGGAGGTGGCGGGAGGGAAGAGGGGGCTCGTTTCACATTTCCGGCGTCTTTGAACCCCCCCCCCTCGCCCGGCAGTTTTCCGCGAGGCTCTACCCCTCCCGCGCCCCTCCCTGCTTAGGACAGCTGCTGGGGTTCTGAGGCCCAGCAAATTGAACCGGCAACATCTGCCTGAAGTCTGGACGGCCTGGAAAGGTTTATGACGTCCCGGGCTTCCGAACTAGATAGAATttatttgcaagtattttctttctttggtttgtGAGAGACTCGGATTGGGgaggttttgttttcttcctccttttcccctcAGTCAAATGCACAACTTGGgggggaaaaaaccaaaaacaaaagcaaacccaaCTCTATGAACTATGGGGAGGAGACGGCGGTGGAGAAGAAGTCAGAGAAATCAGAGTTATTTTAATCTTAAAAAGTGTGACCTGGCTGGGGAGGGAAATCGGATGTGATGCGGGTGGGGCTCCTGTTCGCTCCACCGAAGTTGCTTGTTGGAGGATCCTGGCAGAAGCGTAGCGAGGAGGGATTAGAGGGGGCATTTGCCCCCGGGcgcaagtccaagggggcaccCGACGAGGCAGGCCGGCGAATcacaactccccccccccccccccccgccacaacTACCAGCCATCGTCGACCGGGTGGGAGGGGGCACAAACTGAGAGATGGCTCCTGGGCGCTTGTTAACCTCGCTATACTTCTGGATCGTGGATTGTGTATGTGGCTGTGCGGAGCTGGGAGGAAAATGCAGCCCCCAGTTTAGCAAATGGTGAGGTGGTCGCAAGCGGGTCCACCGGAACCGCGGCAGAGGAGGATTTAGGATTTGTTGATGGGTGTACCAAAGATGCCGCTTTCCTGAAGTTTCCTCCCTCATCTCCCACCGCCCGGAAAATAAAGACTAAACTGAGTCTAGGCCAACCCCCCCCCCAACAAAGCCGCATCTGTTTACTAAGTGGGGTCTGCTTCTGATAGGAATCAGCCGGCTCTCTGCGGCCCCAAGGCGCACGGTGGGTAGGGAGCGGGATTGTTTTCCCGGGACGCACATTAGGAGCCTGGTTTAGAACTGACCGGTAGAAGGTGCAGAGATTTATTTCTGGTTTTTGCTACTCCTAGGCCTCcgtacccccacccccatcctacCCGCGAGAGGCCTCTCTGCCCTGAGCGGGGAGATGTGACTGAAGACTGAGTTTGAGGATATCTGGCACCTCCACAGAACGCCGCCACTCACTGTCTTCTTAGGTGCTCTTTGGCccgtcctttttttcttttctgccttctctcagtCCCCCTTTCTCTTCGTCTCTCTTATTCTTGTCTCTGGATCTCTGTTTGCGTGTCTATTTCTCTGTCCCGGTGCACGGGTCTCAGGCCTTGGCCCAGGCTCTCCGGACTCGCTGAAACAGCGCAGAGCGCGCCGCTGGTGGCTCTGCGGCTTGCTTATTCCGGGCTAGGTTGGGAAAAGGGGGCACCGGGCTCATCCAGGCTTGtcagttctggcttttgccccacCCTTCAGGGCACCGGCGGCAGGGAAATGGCGGTAGTGTGGGCTTTGGGGAGACCACAACCCCAGGCTTTGGGGAGACAGGGACTGAAAATAGAGAACCGACCAGGGTCTGACTTAGGGCTGTGtgcgttgtgtgtgtgtgtgttcgtgtgtgtgcgcgcgcttgCACTCATGTTTCCTACTATAAGGACGTGAGCTTGTTTGTGTAAGTGTCCCACACCTaagggcccagcaacatggatcCCTTGAAAAGCCCTCAGTCTAGGGGACAGTCCAGCCGAGGAGCCGCGGCACGTTATTAAAGGGTGGTGAGCTCCGGCCAGAGTGGGGAGGAGGCGCGGTCGGTGCGTGGGGCCCTTGGTTTAGGGGAGGACAGCCTGGGCCGCAGGGCCGCAGGGTCGGAAAGTCCTTCCGGGGCGGGGGGCCGCTGTGCCCCTCCTCCTGCTGCCCCGCGGGTCCGAGCGCGCTGCACAGCACTGGAGGTGGAACTGAACTGCTCCCCTCCAAACGCACACCCCAGCGGGACTGCCTGCGGGGCCAGGGGTGCGGGAAGGACGGCCAGAGCCGGCGCGGGGCCCAGGCCACGAACTTTGCGCCGGGTTTGCGCGCCACGGCCGCAGGAGTCCCGCGCGGACCGGCTGGACGCCAGGGCCTCCCCCAGTCCcagctttctgtgtgtgtgtgcctagcGGCGTAATTACTGATTTGATTCCAATCCATTATTTAGACAATTGAACCTACAATCTCGTCTTTAGTAAAATGAGGCGAAGTCAGATTTGATTACAGGTTCAGTTCCAGCGACAAGAGCTCGAAACCCGATGGGTTAATAACAGATCACGAGTAAATTATTCATGATTTTACGAGCTCTTTAGCTCCATTGAATCGGCCTAattgagaggaaaagaaaagaaaaaaaaaagagagagagagagagagaaaggccggGTCCTCCTCTTCCCCTTGGCCTCTCACCCCTCCCCGGATCCGATCCTGGGGAATCTGGGCCCCACCCTAGGATTGAGGGTGTCTGGGGTACGGGCCAGACCTGGGCCCAAGGGGCCACCTATTCCCACCgtcttctctcccttcccacaGCACAGCCCCCTGCCCTGGTCACTGGCCCGCCCTCGGCCTCGCTCCATCCGGCAGGCTCCCTAGCTCCCCTCGCCTCCTCTTCCCACCTTTCCACTCCCCCGCCTGTAACGGCTTCCGAAAAGGCCTTCCGTGCAGGGACCGGTCTCCGTGAGACCTAGGATTCGGTACGGTACTCTCACCCGAACCCTCCGCCACACATTCCCTTTACTTCCGGCCTCGCTTTCTTCTCAGGCTCTTTGATTTATTTCTCAGTCTTTGTAGCTGTCTCTCTGCAGTTCTTTACCAtctctattgcttttttttttttttcctcctgtctcTTTTTTCCTGGCTCTGTCCattttccctccctaccccctctcctttttttctctctccattctCTGGCTTTCTATTCCTGCCTCGTTTTTCTCCTATCTCTGCTCTTTCTGTCTCCCTCCCCCGCGCTACCTCCCCCCACCTAGGCCGCAGTCAGGGCGCGCCCCGTGAGCCCAAGGGACGTGCACAGGGCGCCGGGGTCCCCATGGAGCTCATTAACAGCAGTGAGGCCCCTGCAGAGGCTGGGCTGACGGATGGGCCCAGAGATCCCCTTGGGGAGGCTTGCCCCACCCGGGTGGAGCTTGGGCCTAGGGCAAGAAGAGGGTCGCTCCCCACTGTGTGGCGGGGGCGGGGCAGTTTCTGCGGAGCGGGTTGGGAGTCATCCATACTCTAAAAAAATACTCTGATCCCCTTAAATTTATGGACCTCCTATTGCCCACCCTGGGTGCTCTCAGTGGGAGCACAACAGGGGTGGAGGACCTGGATACGTGTGGGTAGGGGCCCTTAAGAGGAGTAGCCCTTTGCTGTCAGCTCCAAGGGCGGGGCAAGACCTGTATCTTGCAAATTCTCTCAGTAGGGACTACTTCCCacctgggcagggggagggatAGGTCATCCAGAGAGCAGTACTTGGGGGTAGGGTTGTCAAATAAAATGCAGGACGTCCTGTTATACtgcaatttcagataaacaaataaaGTTTTACTATAGTATTCCTGTGAATTATTTGGGACGTCTTTTACTAaaactagagccctggtggctcagtggttaagacctcggctgctacctaaaagttcagcagttcggatccaccagccggtccttggaaaccctatgaggcagttctactctatcctatagggtcaccatgagtcgttaTCGGCTTGATGGTAATGTCTttttactaaaaaattatttgttcttTATGTGAAATTCAAATTGAGCAGGAAGTCCTACATTTTTTTGCACAAAATATGGCCACTCTTTTATAGGGGTATAATGGGTATTAGACATCTTTCCAGGTCCCCACTTTATAGGGGCTGAATTTGAACCTCCTGGGAGGCTTGCCTCAAGGCAAGACATTGTGTATGGATTGCCTCAGGATGTGATGAGGGGCCTGCGACTTGGAGTCTTGCCCTGTCCCTATCAATGCCAAGCTGGGGAGTAACTTCTTGAGGTTTTCACCCCTGCGGCATCCCCCCCCATCTCTTCCAAGCATTGGCAGCCAGGCCCCAGTTGGACCCTTTCTGGATGGAGTCAGGCTCCTCAAAGAGTCATCTCCCCTCCCCTTTGTGATGTGGTGGAAGGAAACAGATGAGGACTCCAGTGTTGAATGTAGGCTCAGCCATTATCAATGGTGTGGCCATGTGCAAGTGGCTTCATTTCCCTgagcttcctcatctctaaaatggggtgaACAGTAGTAGCCACCTCTCAGAACTGTTGTGAATGAAGGTCCAATGATGTATGAAAAGGCAGAGGCATACGGAAGTGTCTAATACATGTTCCTTTTTTCTTCCAACTTCCTTCTCTTTTCCAGTTCcaactctgccactctctgagAGTTTGAGGCAGAGCACTTAACATCCCTGAGCCTCATTTACCCCATTTGCTAAACTGGGAAACTGCCTCACAGCGCACAGTGAGGATTAAACTACAAAATGCAGTGCCCGTCCAGTGCCCTGGCCCAGGGGCATTCAGTACTTTTGGTTGTGGGAACTGATGAGGGCAAAATAAAAACGAATATCTCTTTCAGTCAGCGCCTTCCAGATGCCTATCCTAGACACCACGGGGAGAGCCGAGCCATAACCACTTCTCCTTAGGGAGTGTAGTGGGAAATGGGAAGAGTGTGGGCCGGAGTCCCTGCGTTACAGTGTCTCAGTCAAGTAacttgtgtctctgagtctcagtGTCAACATGtgtaaaaaggggaaaaataatgCCTGGCTCCATAGGTTTGTTTTGAGGATTCAGTGAGAATGTGCTTGTAAAGTTCCTTAGCACACCAACTGGAGTGAAGTAAAGCAATCGACAAGTTGCGGTTGTTATTATCATAATCATTGTTACTATAAGATGATGGCTCAGAATGGTTTTTGGATTCTCAAAGAGCTAGGTTTGAATCTCGAATCCTGCATTTGCTAGCTCTCTGACCCTGGGCaggttgctttctctctctcagcctcagtttccccatctataaatgGGGGTAATAACCCTCATCCCACCTTGGTCCCAAGGATGGACACATTTGGTGGTGGGTGGCGTTGGTGTGGACCTGGCGGCCGGGGCTGAATCAGAAGGTTCACCTGCCTACTCTGCATCCCTTCCCTAGCGCTGAGCTGCAACGAGAATGATGCGGAGCACCTGGACCGCGACCAGCCTTACCCCAGCAGCCAGAAGACGAAGCGCATGCGCACCTCCTTCAAGCACCACCAGCTTCGCACCATGAAGTCTTACTTTGCCATTAACCACAACCCCGATGCCAAGGACTTGAAGCAGCTGGCGCAGAAGACGGGCCTTACCAAGCGAGTTCTCCAGGTCAGCCAGGGCCAGGGCAAGGAATGGGGGCAACTGCCAGGGCCTGGGACAGTACCCCACACCAGCCACGGACCGTGGAAGGACTTTTGGCCCCTGTATCTGCATTTATCTTTCTTGTTTTCCACTTCCGTCTACtcggtctgtttctttatctgtcttttaatcttttcttctaaCTTTacatcttctttctctttttcagcttttctcagttttttctctTTGTCCTTCTCTGTCCTCTTTGTCTACACAAGTCTCTTTCCTTTCTTGCAAATAATTCTTAGTTACTATTTATTACTCATGTGACACTCAAATATGTTCACACTGTAAAAGGTCCAAGCATTTCAGGTACATCCAGAGTCCCCCTTCAATCCCTCATCCCAGGTTGTTCCTCATAGGAGGCAGCTGTTAGCTGCTTGCCTTTCTCCTCGCTTCTCACTCACTTTCCCAagtttgtctctctttttttttttttgtctctgtctctctccccctctcttttATTTGTACTGGCATCTCTCTATATTATTCTTCTGTCTCTttttgctgtcttccaaactccCCTGGAAGCAAGGTTTGGAAGGGTTGCAGGCAGGTCCTATGGGGTGGGCAAGAGAGGCTTTCACAGGTCTGCCCAAAGGGCAGTGGGGGAAGCAGGTGGGGGAAGAGGTGATTGCCTCTGAAACTGAGCAGAATTGTACTTGTATATGAAAGTGTTTTCTTGATAGGGAGGGGATACAGAGCTCTTATCAGATTCCAGAGGGTCTGTCCATGATGACAAAGGTATTAAGAACCCCATTCTGGGGGTTTCAGgaccctgggtggctcaaactcaCAAGCCTTGGGCCGCCACTTCTGAATCTTTAGCTTCTACTACTCTTACTTGATTCATggtcctgggcaagtcacttaactcctctgagcctgtttcctcatctgtaaaatgggcacaagaAACTATACCACAGGGTTATTGGAGGAGCCACTGAAATGATGTAAAGTGTTCATCACAGTGCCTGACACTTAACTGCTCAGTGGGTggtaaaaccagttgtcatcaagttgattctgactcacagagatcccatctgtgtcagagtagtagtccatagggttttcaagggctggttttggggaaatagatcaccaggccttttttcccaggtggcgccctgatggcacactggttaagagttcagctgctaaccaaaagatcggcaatttgaatccaccaggcactccttggaaaccctataggacagttccactctgtcctatggagtcgctatgtgttggaatccacttgagggcaatgagttttttttgttgttgttgtttttttaattaattacctAGAATGaacaattggaaaccctggtggcatagtggttaagtgctgtggctgctaaccaataggtcggcagtttgaatggaccaggcactccttggaaactctatg
The sequence above is drawn from the Elephas maximus indicus isolate mEleMax1 chromosome 9, mEleMax1 primary haplotype, whole genome shotgun sequence genome and encodes:
- the LHX2 gene encoding LIM/homeobox protein Lhx2 isoform X1; the encoded protein is MLFHSLSGPEVHGVIDEMDRRAKSEAPAISSAIDRGDTETTMPSISSDRAALCAGCGGKISDRYYLLAVDKQWHMRCLKCCECKLNLESELTCFSKDGSIYCKEDYYRRFSVQRCARCHLGISASEMVMRARDLVYHLNCFTCTTCNKMLTTGDHFGMKDSLVYCRLHFEALLQGEYPTHFNHADVAAAAAAAAAAKSAGLGAAGANPLGLPYYNGVGTVQKGRPRKRKSPGPGADLAAYNAALSCNENDAEHLDRDQPYPSSQKTKRMRTSFKHHQLRTMKSYFAINHNPDAKDLKQLAQKTGLTKRVLQVWFQNARAKFRRNLLRQENTGVDKSTDAALQTGTPSGPASELSNASLSPSSTPTTLTDLTSPTLPTVTSVLTSVPGNLEGHEPHSPSQTTLTNLF
- the LHX2 gene encoding LIM/homeobox protein Lhx2 isoform X2 encodes the protein MPSISSDRAALCAGCGGKISDRYYLLAVDKQWHMRCLKCCECKLNLESELTCFSKDGSIYCKEDYYRRFSVQRCARCHLGISASEMVMRARDLVYHLNCFTCTTCNKMLTTGDHFGMKDSLVYCRLHFEALLQGEYPTHFNHADVAAAAAAAAAAKSAGLGAAGANPLGLPYYNGVGTVQKGRPRKRKSPGPGADLAAYNAALSCNENDAEHLDRDQPYPSSQKTKRMRTSFKHHQLRTMKSYFAINHNPDAKDLKQLAQKTGLTKRVLQVWFQNARAKFRRNLLRQENTGVDKSTDAALQTGTPSGPASELSNASLSPSSTPTTLTDLTSPTLPTVTSVLTSVPGNLEGHEPHSPSQTTLTNLF